A portion of the Acidobacteriota bacterium genome contains these proteins:
- a CDS encoding glycosyltransferase translates to MTSPSTASAEAPLVSVIVAARNNASTLPACLEALRAQDHPHVEVILVDDGSTDTTAAIGDAHGVRVIRTPPVGASVARNLGIDAARGEIVAFTDGDCVAAPGWVRALVDGLGQSGATGVGGRQINVFTAGREASAEAFQAFFRVASIVSDYTRGDDRPRVVQHNPSCCSAYRIDAVRASGGFSPDFWPGEDVDLDLRLAARGATFYYVPSALVHHHRPGTLAWFRRMMRRYGAAERRLVWRHGRRRAIDHLPMLTAAGVAAQALLLVPATRAAVAVADALLVLMAVGVLMATTPLRLWPAVVAFGVTAAWEWHVGWWTARRMRA, encoded by the coding sequence GTGACCTCGCCATCCACGGCGTCGGCCGAGGCTCCGCTCGTGAGCGTGATCGTCGCGGCACGCAACAACGCCTCGACCCTGCCGGCCTGCCTCGAGGCGTTGCGCGCGCAGGACCATCCGCACGTCGAGGTGATCCTCGTCGACGATGGGTCCACCGATACCACGGCGGCGATTGGCGACGCGCATGGCGTCCGCGTGATCCGGACTCCCCCTGTCGGCGCATCCGTCGCGCGCAATCTCGGCATCGACGCCGCGCGCGGCGAGATCGTGGCGTTCACCGACGGTGACTGCGTGGCCGCGCCGGGCTGGGTTCGCGCCCTCGTCGACGGTCTCGGGCAGAGCGGCGCCACGGGTGTCGGCGGACGCCAGATCAACGTGTTCACAGCGGGGCGCGAGGCGTCGGCCGAGGCCTTCCAGGCGTTCTTCCGCGTGGCGTCCATCGTGAGCGACTACACGCGCGGCGACGACAGGCCGCGTGTCGTGCAGCACAACCCGAGCTGCTGCAGCGCCTACCGCATCGACGCGGTGCGCGCGTCCGGCGGCTTCAGCCCGGACTTCTGGCCCGGCGAAGACGTGGATCTCGATCTGCGGCTCGCGGCCCGCGGCGCGACGTTCTACTACGTGCCGTCTGCGCTGGTCCACCACCATCGCCCTGGCACGTTGGCGTGGTTCAGGAGGATGATGCGGCGTTACGGGGCGGCGGAACGCCGCCTCGTGTGGCGGCACGGCCGCAGGCGTGCGATCGATCATCTGCCGATGCTCACCGCCGCGGGCGTGGCGGCTCAGGCTCTGCTGCTCGTACCGGCAACACGGGCGGCCGTGGCCGTCGCCGACGCGCTGCTCGTGCTGATGGCCGTTGGGGTACTCATGGCCACGACGCCGCTCCGGCTGTGGCCCGCCGTTGTCGCGTTCGGTGTCACGGCGGCGTGGGAGTGGCATGTGGGCTGGTGGACGGCGCGGAGGATGCGGGCGTGA
- a CDS encoding aldolase yields MATTGTRWVNPVKARLARGEYVVGMPVTSTSLDVAALAARAGFDFLWVEMEHGPITLETLRHIVLATRGLPAVPIARIPAGETWMAKRVLDQGVHGVVAPFMSTPAAAEQLSRACRYPPRGRRGSGSGLAEGTWPAVPSYFDSADDQVLVVAVIEDVEGVEHCEAIAAVEGIDVLFVGASDLSFSMGLRGDMTHPDVLKAADRVRDAAVRHGKYCGRPVGSPESLQRFADEGYRLFHAASDLTIFAEGARAWLGPLGRSTGGARAAY; encoded by the coding sequence ATGGCGACGACAGGGACGCGGTGGGTCAACCCGGTGAAGGCGCGCCTCGCGCGAGGCGAGTACGTGGTGGGCATGCCCGTGACGTCGACGAGCCTCGACGTGGCGGCGCTCGCCGCACGAGCCGGGTTCGACTTCCTGTGGGTGGAGATGGAGCACGGGCCCATCACGCTCGAGACCCTGCGTCACATCGTGCTGGCCACGCGTGGACTGCCGGCCGTGCCCATCGCGCGCATCCCCGCGGGCGAGACGTGGATGGCCAAGCGCGTGCTCGACCAGGGGGTCCACGGCGTGGTGGCGCCGTTCATGAGCACGCCGGCTGCGGCCGAGCAACTCTCGCGTGCGTGCCGCTATCCGCCGCGGGGCCGTCGCGGTTCGGGCTCCGGTCTGGCTGAAGGGACGTGGCCCGCCGTGCCGTCGTACTTCGACTCGGCCGACGATCAGGTGCTCGTGGTGGCCGTGATCGAAGACGTCGAGGGCGTGGAGCACTGCGAGGCGATCGCGGCGGTCGAGGGCATCGACGTGTTGTTCGTCGGGGCGAGCGATCTCTCGTTCTCGATGGGGCTGCGTGGCGACATGACGCACCCGGACGTGCTGAAGGCCGCCGATCGCGTGCGCGACGCGGCGGTGCGACACGGCAAGTACTGCGGGCGTCCCGTGGGGTCGCCCGAGTCGCTGCAGCGCTTCGCCGACGAGGGCTATCGCCTGTTTCACGCCGCGTCGGACCTGACGATCTTCGCCGAAGGCGCCCGCGCGTGGCTCGGGCCCCTCGGCCGCTCGACAGGGGGTGCGCGTGCGGCGTATTGA
- a CDS encoding IclR family transcriptional regulator yields MTPRSPSPPGPAARVSDARARDDKYYSKVIGRALDIMAVLRTHEQPLGLAEVGGRVGLAKSSVFRLLHTLEVSGYVERTADGAYALATDLRMWGDGRRVSALVDAAMPQMRALSREFHETITLAMHLDNRIEVVATLDSPQLIRMGNIVGRILPPHASSLGKAITAHQSDEVAERLQRSYGAHRFTDHTITDEIALKQEFERVRKDGYSVDAEESVLEGCCFGAPIAGPDGVVFGAISLSMPKMRLRDEARQAQIIDAVRSAATQTAKALTRT; encoded by the coding sequence ATGACACCTCGTAGTCCCAGCCCCCCGGGTCCCGCCGCGCGTGTGTCCGACGCGCGGGCGCGGGACGACAAGTACTACTCGAAGGTGATCGGTCGCGCGCTCGACATCATGGCCGTCCTGCGCACGCACGAGCAACCGCTCGGACTGGCCGAGGTCGGGGGCCGGGTGGGGCTGGCCAAGAGCTCCGTATTCCGGCTCCTGCACACGCTGGAAGTCTCGGGCTACGTCGAGCGGACCGCCGACGGTGCGTACGCGCTCGCCACCGACCTGCGGATGTGGGGCGACGGCCGGCGCGTGTCAGCACTCGTGGACGCCGCCATGCCGCAGATGCGTGCGTTGAGCCGCGAGTTCCACGAGACCATCACGCTGGCCATGCACTTGGACAACCGCATCGAGGTGGTGGCCACGCTCGACAGCCCGCAGCTCATTCGCATGGGCAACATCGTGGGCCGCATCCTGCCGCCGCACGCCAGTTCGCTCGGCAAGGCCATCACGGCGCACCAGTCAGACGAAGTGGCCGAACGCCTGCAGCGGAGCTACGGTGCGCACAGGTTCACCGATCACACCATCACCGACGAGATCGCGCTGAAGCAGGAATTCGAGCGCGTGCGGAAGGACGGGTACTCGGTGGATGCCGAAGAAAGCGTGCTCGAAGGCTGCTGCTTCGGTGCGCCCATCGCCGGTCCCGATGGCGTCGTCTTCGGCGCGATCAGTCTGTCGATGCCGAAGATGCGCCTTCGCGACGAGGCCAGGCAGGCGCAGATCATCGACGCCGTCCGTAGCGCCGCCACCCAGACGGCCAAGGCCCTGACACGCACCTGA
- a CDS encoding exo-alpha-sialidase, with amino-acid sequence MRHLLLAGLTCAVLAAGLIPARAQSAPRPIVTKVFGPETPTGPYKHPACLTELSNGDLYLVYYGGQGEYARDTTVFGARLKKGETTWSTPVSIARDPFRSVGNGVIWQAPDGLVWLFYVVRFGETWGTSRIQAKVSRDMAATWSDAFPLALEAGMMVRNRPIVLHDGSYLLPVYLEDGEDTELVGPKSTSRFLRFDPATQAWTSLGEIRSANGNIQPAVVELEPDHLIAYARRGGGYGPVEDGWAIRAESKDGGRTWSDGRNSAFPNPNSALDFLKLSSGALLLAYNDHMWQRTPLMLALSDDGDRTWPIKRALASGDNSYAYPIAFQGADGRIHLIYTSDSRTAINHAIVTEDWIRGR; translated from the coding sequence ATGCGTCACCTACTGCTTGCCGGCCTCACGTGCGCGGTCCTCGCCGCCGGGCTCATCCCGGCACGGGCGCAGAGCGCCCCGCGCCCCATCGTCACCAAGGTCTTCGGTCCCGAGACGCCGACAGGTCCATACAAGCACCCGGCCTGCCTGACCGAGCTCTCCAACGGCGACCTGTATCTCGTGTACTACGGAGGCCAGGGCGAGTACGCCCGCGACACGACGGTGTTCGGCGCGCGCCTGAAGAAGGGTGAGACCACGTGGAGCACACCCGTCTCCATCGCACGCGATCCGTTCCGGTCCGTCGGCAACGGCGTGATCTGGCAGGCCCCCGACGGCCTCGTGTGGCTCTTCTACGTGGTGCGCTTCGGTGAGACGTGGGGCACGTCGCGCATCCAGGCCAAGGTCTCGCGAGACATGGCCGCCACATGGTCCGACGCCTTCCCGCTCGCGCTGGAAGCCGGGATGATGGTGCGCAACCGCCCCATCGTGCTCCACGACGGCAGCTATCTCCTCCCCGTGTATCTCGAAGACGGCGAAGACACGGAACTCGTGGGCCCGAAGAGCACATCGCGGTTCCTCAGGTTCGATCCCGCGACGCAGGCATGGACCTCGCTCGGCGAGATCCGATCCGCGAACGGCAACATCCAGCCTGCCGTCGTCGAACTCGAACCCGATCACCTCATCGCCTACGCCCGGCGCGGCGGCGGCTATGGCCCCGTCGAGGACGGCTGGGCGATCCGCGCGGAATCGAAGGACGGCGGACGCACGTGGTCCGACGGCCGCAACAGCGCATTTCCCAACCCGAATTCCGCGCTCGACTTCCTGAAGCTCTCGTCGGGCGCGCTGCTGCTGGCCTACAACGACCACATGTGGCAGCGCACGCCGCTCATGCTCGCACTCTCCGACGATGGCGACAGGACGTGGCCAATCAAGCGGGCGCTGGCGTCGGGCGACAACAGCTACGCGTACCCGATTGCCTTTCAGGGCGCCGATGGCAGGATTCACCTGATCTACACGTCTGACTCGCGCACGGCGATCAACCACGCCATCGTCACCGAGGACTGGATCCGCGGGCGCTGA
- a CDS encoding ABC transporter ATP-binding protein: MPAPAVSVRNVSKRFTLVHQGGSGLKERMLGLVGGNRGAHETFWALRDVSVDVARGETLGLIGHNGCGKSTLLQIVAGILEPDGGTVATNGRLTSLLELGAGFSPDLSGRDNIFLNAALHGVPSAVIRRKFDEIVAFAELDRFIDTPVRNYSSGMYMRLGFSVAAHLDPEIVLVDEALAVGDEAFQRKCLRKIQAFQEQGVTVIIVSHDLLLVERLCSRACLLQRGELVALGTAVDVISRYHQIAAASGDVAGEYRWGSREIELPRVRLLDDDDVPVTSRRTGEALTIAFDYRAAHRYERPVFGLALYHEDGTHLTGPNTRMNGLAIEAVEGDGEVRYRIAHLPLLPGRYVLAVSAYDHHLVDPLDHRERVATFTVVEGGTNERFGKITLDGTWSVTPADAREPVGS; encoded by the coding sequence GTGCCTGCCCCGGCGGTCTCGGTCCGCAACGTCTCCAAGCGCTTCACGCTCGTCCACCAGGGCGGAAGCGGCCTCAAGGAGCGGATGCTCGGGCTCGTCGGCGGCAACCGCGGCGCCCACGAGACGTTCTGGGCGCTGCGCGACGTCTCGGTCGACGTGGCGCGAGGCGAGACGCTCGGCCTCATCGGCCACAACGGCTGCGGCAAGAGCACGCTGCTCCAGATCGTGGCGGGCATCCTCGAGCCCGACGGCGGGACCGTCGCGACCAACGGCCGGCTCACGTCGCTGCTCGAACTCGGCGCCGGTTTCAGTCCCGATCTCTCGGGTCGCGACAACATCTTCCTGAACGCCGCGCTGCACGGCGTGCCGTCGGCGGTGATTCGCCGGAAGTTCGACGAGATCGTCGCGTTCGCCGAGCTCGACCGCTTCATCGACACACCGGTGCGCAACTACTCGTCGGGCATGTACATGCGCCTCGGCTTCTCGGTGGCCGCGCACCTCGATCCCGAGATCGTGCTGGTGGACGAGGCGCTGGCCGTGGGCGACGAGGCCTTCCAGCGCAAGTGCCTCCGCAAGATCCAGGCGTTCCAGGAGCAGGGTGTCACGGTGATCATCGTGTCGCACGATCTGCTGCTCGTGGAGCGGTTGTGCTCGCGCGCGTGCCTCCTGCAACGTGGCGAACTGGTGGCGCTCGGCACGGCCGTCGACGTCATCTCCCGCTATCACCAGATCGCGGCGGCCAGCGGCGACGTCGCCGGCGAGTACCGCTGGGGCTCACGCGAGATCGAACTCCCGCGCGTCAGGCTGCTCGACGATGACGACGTACCTGTCACGTCGCGACGAACGGGCGAGGCGCTGACGATCGCCTTCGACTATCGCGCGGCTCACAGGTACGAACGCCCTGTCTTCGGCCTCGCGTTGTACCACGAGGACGGCACCCATCTCACGGGGCCCAACACGCGCATGAACGGCCTCGCAATCGAGGCCGTCGAAGGCGACGGCGAAGTGAGGTACCGCATCGCGCACCTCCCGCTGCTGCCGGGTCGCTACGTGCTCGCCGTATCGGCCTACGACCACCACCTCGTGGATCCGCTCGATCATCGCGAGCGTGTCGCAACGTTCACCGTCGTCGAAGGCGGCACGAACGAACGCTTCGGGAAGATCACCCTCGACGGCACGTGGAGCGTGACTCCGGCAGACGCACGGGAGCCCGTCGGGTCGTGA
- a CDS encoding class I SAM-dependent methyltransferase, giving the protein MTSHDAMIDKEREHEDAWYARALRERFFEREGFRQLVAWNVAAFLRQVPVRPDMRVLSIGAGLGDYEIALAPLVGHITAVELSSTAADTARARLRAAGHHNVAVIAGAIDNQAFEPGAFDVVYAMGVFHHFLPDQRRALLARVATWIAPSGWIYVRDPNARGILRRAMERWFRRRSTVHAEQEASLDPFVLMAEAEQAGFHATRIDYIDVIGGPLPWLVRSESRALWRAVFAFDRAWLAVPGLRRAASQFALVGRR; this is encoded by the coding sequence GTGACGTCGCACGACGCGATGATCGACAAGGAGCGCGAACACGAGGACGCGTGGTACGCTCGCGCCCTGCGTGAGCGGTTCTTCGAGCGCGAAGGGTTCCGACAACTCGTTGCGTGGAACGTGGCGGCGTTCCTCCGACAGGTTCCCGTGCGTCCCGACATGCGCGTCCTGTCGATCGGCGCGGGGCTCGGCGACTACGAGATCGCGCTCGCGCCACTCGTGGGCCACATCACCGCCGTCGAGCTGTCGAGCACGGCCGCCGACACCGCACGCGCGCGCCTGCGCGCCGCCGGTCACCACAACGTCGCCGTGATCGCGGGCGCCATCGACAACCAGGCGTTCGAGCCCGGCGCGTTCGACGTCGTGTACGCGATGGGCGTGTTCCACCATTTCCTGCCCGATCAGCGACGGGCATTGCTGGCACGCGTCGCCACATGGATCGCGCCATCCGGCTGGATCTACGTACGCGACCCGAACGCGCGCGGGATCCTGCGCCGCGCGATGGAGCGCTGGTTCCGTCGGCGCAGCACCGTACACGCGGAACAGGAGGCATCGCTGGATCCATTCGTGCTGATGGCCGAAGCCGAACAGGCAGGGTTTCACGCCACCCGGATCGACTACATCGACGTGATCGGCGGCCCGCTGCCATGGCTCGTGCGCAGCGAGTCGCGCGCGCTCTGGCGCGCGGTCTTCGCTTTCGACAGGGCATGGCTCGCCGTGCCGGGGCTCCGTCGCGCGGCATCGCAGTTCGCGCTCGTCGGACGACGATGA
- a CDS encoding glycosyltransferase, which translates to MSAPDLAAIIHGAHWPAADAGTAWRTRLARALHRDVDIVLARDEMSAPRGAAVTIAAGLARTTAAHVLVVDVHAVPNDETLRQAVAALESADMAVPAQEPYPDGGQGLAHACTSGIPALDDPPLWSARRQSLLDVGGPDAALWSFGIVQDLAARLERTGRTVARLPLANVRVTARTYPYAPAFETFLRWRNALRLAFLHTSPGALGAALTAPVAALLASAWNATGLDAAQVSFGGDWGRASLVTRLRTRLGGPPPDALWPADEAGTAIPLAALQAFTRDMPGLVRTRDAAGLGHTPTPVEAPASSPAIDTGLPLTPPRVSVIVVNWNGRRHLHDCFSSLLASDYPHDQLELICVDNGSTDDSRAWLAEHVPQVRVVALAENRGFTGGNAAGVDAATGDVFVFVNNDMKFEPTFVTRLVDALDRRVACAAARVMSWDGSRIDFVRGTASLEARGFQEHYGDPFVPGMALAESFFPNGGAFAVTRRAYEEAGGFDPALFAYYDDIDLGWRLRMAGHVIRTVPDAVAYHRHGATVSTQPHAHKRFVLARNALWIALRNYDDRTLPHVLPALLVLAGLRVAQDLVWLRTPLRDLLRPWLEPARRHRVSPEVYARSETSSPTRVLASLPMPEFAAIGATLADRDRLTSLHDEQQRHRRVPDDEVLPFLGRPFQELDGRRSYRDTQKALVDTLGLRARLGIRPHVLLVTHEALRGSMSGPAIRVLEMARALSRTARVTVCAPAPLEIRDDSVALVPFDPTTPTPASLKAQADTADAIVVQGFALTSYPFLRALVCPIVADLYCPFTIEHLEQHRAGGTPPTPAFDAEADAILGVQNAQLQQADFFICASERQRDFWLGALHTAGRVNARTLARDADLRRLIDVVPFGLPAEGVDTAADRARRSRVDRGLSPAVLKGVHPAITPADKVLLWGGSLLDWQDPETLIAAVARIARRRDDVKLFFMGVKHPNPHVAPMAVVERSQRLAAALGVSGTHVIFNDWVPYDERALYLLEADLGVSTHHAHLETRYAYRTRMLDYLWARLPIVCTDGDHFGHLVRERRLGLAVPADDVDALAEAILEMLDNEGARADARTQLAAVAGEMTWDRVVDPLRAWLTDPQFAADHEDQIHAFRSHLAGSYKTSRWLKRAALRLGVKEADMEAFKRWGPVRAGMSLRNTVAIRRARRRARTK; encoded by the coding sequence GTGAGCGCCCCCGACCTCGCCGCCATCATCCATGGCGCGCACTGGCCCGCGGCAGACGCGGGCACAGCCTGGCGCACGCGGCTCGCGCGTGCGCTCCACCGCGACGTGGACATCGTGCTGGCGCGCGACGAGATGTCTGCACCGCGCGGTGCCGCCGTCACGATCGCCGCCGGCCTCGCGCGGACGACCGCCGCGCACGTTCTCGTCGTGGACGTCCATGCCGTCCCGAACGACGAGACGCTCAGGCAGGCAGTGGCCGCACTCGAGTCAGCGGACATGGCCGTGCCCGCCCAGGAACCCTATCCGGATGGAGGCCAGGGGCTGGCACACGCGTGCACGTCCGGCATACCGGCGCTCGATGACCCGCCGCTGTGGAGCGCGCGACGGCAGTCGCTGCTCGACGTCGGAGGCCCGGACGCCGCGCTGTGGTCGTTCGGCATCGTCCAGGATCTCGCGGCGCGCCTCGAACGGACGGGCCGCACTGTCGCACGTCTGCCGCTCGCCAACGTCAGGGTGACTGCACGCACGTATCCGTACGCACCGGCGTTCGAGACGTTCCTCCGGTGGCGCAACGCCCTGCGGCTCGCCTTCCTCCACACCTCGCCCGGCGCGCTCGGTGCGGCACTCACCGCGCCGGTGGCTGCGCTGCTCGCCTCGGCGTGGAACGCAACAGGACTCGACGCCGCGCAGGTCTCGTTTGGCGGTGACTGGGGCCGCGCGTCGCTGGTCACGCGACTGCGCACGCGGCTCGGTGGACCTCCACCCGACGCCCTCTGGCCCGCCGACGAGGCAGGCACGGCGATTCCGCTCGCGGCGCTGCAGGCGTTCACGCGCGACATGCCCGGCCTCGTGCGCACCCGCGACGCAGCCGGCCTCGGTCACACGCCCACTCCCGTCGAAGCACCGGCATCATCGCCCGCCATCGACACCGGACTACCCCTCACCCCTCCCCGCGTATCGGTCATCGTCGTCAACTGGAACGGCCGCCGGCATCTCCATGACTGCTTCTCGTCGCTGCTCGCGAGCGACTATCCGCACGACCAGCTCGAACTGATCTGCGTGGACAACGGCTCCACCGACGACAGCCGCGCGTGGCTCGCCGAGCACGTCCCGCAGGTGCGGGTGGTGGCGCTTGCCGAAAATCGCGGGTTCACGGGTGGCAACGCCGCCGGTGTCGATGCCGCGACCGGCGACGTCTTCGTGTTCGTGAACAACGACATGAAGTTCGAGCCGACGTTCGTGACGCGGCTGGTCGACGCGCTCGATCGTCGCGTGGCGTGCGCCGCTGCGCGCGTGATGAGCTGGGACGGCTCCCGCATCGACTTCGTGCGCGGCACCGCGAGTCTCGAGGCACGCGGGTTCCAGGAGCATTACGGCGATCCCTTCGTGCCGGGCATGGCGCTCGCCGAGTCCTTCTTTCCGAACGGCGGCGCCTTCGCCGTGACGCGGCGCGCGTACGAGGAGGCGGGCGGCTTCGATCCGGCGCTCTTTGCCTACTACGACGACATCGATCTGGGCTGGCGCCTGCGCATGGCCGGACACGTGATCCGCACGGTGCCCGATGCCGTGGCGTATCACAGGCACGGCGCCACGGTGAGCACGCAGCCGCACGCGCACAAGCGCTTCGTGCTCGCACGCAACGCGCTCTGGATCGCGCTGCGCAATTACGACGACCGCACGCTCCCGCACGTGCTGCCCGCGCTGCTCGTCCTCGCCGGGCTGCGCGTGGCGCAGGACCTCGTGTGGCTGCGCACGCCGCTGCGCGATCTCCTGCGCCCGTGGCTCGAACCAGCCCGCCGGCATCGCGTGTCGCCTGAGGTATATGCGCGCTCAGAAACGTCTTCTCCCACGCGCGTGCTCGCCAGTCTTCCGATGCCCGAGTTCGCGGCGATCGGCGCGACGCTCGCGGATCGGGATCGCCTGACGTCACTGCACGACGAACAGCAGCGCCACAGACGCGTGCCTGACGATGAAGTGCTGCCCTTCCTCGGGCGTCCGTTCCAGGAACTGGACGGCCGGCGTTCGTATCGCGACACGCAGAAGGCACTCGTCGACACGCTCGGCCTGCGCGCCCGGCTCGGCATCAGGCCGCACGTGCTGCTCGTGACGCACGAAGCGCTGCGCGGCAGCATGTCCGGTCCGGCCATTCGCGTGCTGGAGATGGCACGCGCGTTGAGCCGCACCGCGCGCGTCACCGTCTGTGCGCCGGCGCCACTCGAGATTCGCGACGACAGCGTCGCGCTCGTTCCGTTCGACCCGACGACACCCACTCCGGCGTCGCTGAAGGCCCAGGCCGACACCGCCGACGCCATCGTCGTGCAGGGCTTCGCGCTGACGTCGTATCCATTCCTTCGCGCGCTCGTGTGTCCCATCGTGGCGGACCTCTACTGCCCGTTCACGATCGAGCACCTCGAACAGCATCGCGCCGGAGGCACACCTCCCACGCCGGCGTTCGATGCCGAGGCGGACGCCATCCTTGGCGTACAGAACGCGCAGTTGCAGCAGGCCGATTTCTTCATCTGCGCCAGCGAACGGCAACGCGACTTCTGGCTCGGCGCGCTGCACACCGCGGGCCGCGTCAACGCGCGCACGCTCGCGCGCGACGCGGACCTGCGCCGCCTGATCGACGTCGTGCCGTTCGGCCTGCCCGCCGAGGGCGTGGACACTGCCGCCGATCGCGCGCGCCGGTCACGCGTCGATCGCGGACTGTCACCTGCCGTGCTGAAGGGCGTGCATCCCGCCATCACGCCAGCGGACAAGGTGCTGCTCTGGGGCGGCTCGCTGCTCGACTGGCAGGATCCCGAAACGCTGATTGCAGCCGTCGCGCGCATCGCTCGCCGGCGCGATGACGTGAAGCTGTTCTTCATGGGCGTCAAGCACCCGAATCCACACGTGGCGCCCATGGCTGTGGTGGAGCGATCGCAACGACTCGCCGCAGCGCTCGGCGTCTCCGGCACGCACGTGATCTTCAACGACTGGGTACCGTACGACGAGCGGGCGCTGTACCTGCTCGAAGCCGACCTCGGCGTGAGCACGCACCACGCGCATCTCGAGACGCGCTACGCGTATCGCACGCGCATGCTCGACTACCTGTGGGCGCGCCTCCCGATCGTCTGTACGGACGGCGATCACTTCGGACACCTCGTGCGCGAACGACGTCTCGGGTTGGCGGTACCCGCCGACGATGTCGACGCGCTCGCCGAGGCGATTCTGGAGATGCTCGACAACGAGGGAGCCCGTGCGGACGCGCGCACGCAGCTTGCCGCCGTGGCCGGTGAGATGACGTGGGATCGCGTCGTGGATCCGCTGCGCGCGTGGCTGACCGATCCGCAGTTCGCTGCCGATCACGAGGATCAGATTCACGCGTTCAGGTCTCACCTGGCCGGCAGCTACAAGACGTCGCGCTGGCTGAAGCGTGCGGCGCTGCGACTGGGCGTGAAGGAAGCCGACATGGAGGCGTTCAAGCGCTGGGGGCCCGTGCGGGCCGGCATGTCGCTGCGCAACACCGTGGCGATTCGCCGCGCGCGACGGCGGGCGCGCACGAAGTGA